CGGTTCCCAGGAGTAATCCCGCCCTTGACACGGGTGAGAAAACTGTTAGTGTAACGGCGGATCGGCTGCGGTAGAGCCTTACCGCTATGGTCGTATAAGGAGGTGCGATGGCAACCGGGTTGGATAAGAGTATCGTCTCTCGGCTGAAAACCGCTCTGCAGGCGACCCCCGCGGTGGACAGAGAGGCGATAGACGCATTTATGACACTCTTGGACGAAATACAACAGCCTCAGGTGACCGATGAGGAAGCCGAAAAGCGGCTTCGGAAATGGCTCGGATCGGTACCGTCCCATGCGGCTACGGTTCTGCAGTCGGTGGTTCTGGGCTCTGTCTCCCTACGGATCACCTCTGAAGACTCCTGGGTTTATCAGGTTTTTCGTACCCTCCCAAGTCCTACCAAAAAATAAGCGCCGTCGATTCCTATACACATAGCGTTTTCTTTTTGCACGCCTCCGGGACGCCACCGGGGGCGTCCCTTTGCCCTCGACAGGCCTGTGCTGTAAGATGGGGCAGTTTTGGAGGACGTGAATGCTGGTGTCGGGAGGGAGAATCATGCAGCAGCAGGGAAGTTGGACAGTCTTTCCGGCCAAGGGGAAGCCGCCCCCACACGCGCTCGCGTTGGCGCGTGAGATCGAGGAGCATGGCGGCCATGTCCTGGCGATCTATACCGATCCAGTGGGAGAGCGATGGCAACTCTTCAGTTTATTGCCTCTGGAGCAGGTAGAGCCAACACCATATCAACGCGACCTTTCGAAACCTCACGTCAAGCGCCTGCAAGAAGTAATCAAGAAGCTTGATCGCTTCGTCGATCCGATTGTGGTGGTTGCGCAGGGTCCCGGGAGCTATTGGACCCCCAACGGCCACCACCGATTAGCCGCCCTCCGAAAGCTCAAAGCCAAATGGGTTTCCGCTATCCTCATTCCGGATGCGGAGGTCGCCTTTCAGATCCTGGCCCTCAACACCGAGAAGGCCCACAACCTCCGGGAGAAATCCCTAGAGGTGATTCGTATGTATCGGGCCCTGCAGCTCCAGGAAGGAGGCAAATCCGAGGAAGCCTTTAGTTTCCAGTTTGAAGAGCCATACTACATTACACTGGGCTTGATGTACGAACGTCATCCCCGATTTGCGGGTGGCGCTTTCTCCCCAATCCTCCGCCGGGTGGACAAGTTCCTCCGGTCTCCGCTCGCTAAGGCCTATGAGGAACGCCAGCGGCGGGCAGAGCAGGTTGAGGCCGCCGATGCGGTGCTGAGCGACGTCGTCGCCGGAATTAAAAAGCGGGGTATCAACCACCCCTACGTCAAGAACTTTATCCTCGCCAGGTGCAACCCTTTGACCCGGGCTCGAAAGATCGTTCCAAGCTTCGAGGAGACTTTTGAGAAGCTCCATCGCGCCTTAGACCGGTTTGACGTAGACAAAATTCGGATGGAAGATATCGCCCGTGCGGCCGTAATTTCGGCTGGATAGCTTGGTCGATATGAGGCGGGGGACGAGGTGTAGGGGAGCGTCCGGGCGTCTTGATTCAGGTGTACAAACGGGAAGGCGAGGTTTCGCATTTCGTGAGGGACCGGATTCTCAGGGAAGATCTGTGGAGGGTCCTAAGAGCGAAGGGAGTTGCTGACCTAAAATTTCCAGATCTGATTCCGCACCGTTTCCTTCGAGAAGACTGGCGATCTTTTCAGCCAGGATTATCCGTTCGGCATGGCTCGGGTGGGAACCTCTCTCCTCGTCCCAGGGCGGTACGGCCAATTCGGTCGCCATCCGCTCAAAGACTCGAGCCCCCATTCGGATATCATAACCGGCTCGGTGGACGTAAACGAGACCCCGGATGTCGGCCTCACGCTCATGATAGCCCAGGGTCCACGTCACAAGCCCATGGGCCCTGGAGGTGGGGAGGTGTCCCAACTCGTGGCCCAGGACGACTGCAAGTTCATCGTCACTCTTCACGAATCTCAACATGCCGAGGGGCACCCCGA
This Candidatus Methylomirabilota bacterium DNA region includes the following protein-coding sequences:
- a CDS encoding ParB N-terminal domain-containing protein, with amino-acid sequence MQQQGSWTVFPAKGKPPPHALALAREIEEHGGHVLAIYTDPVGERWQLFSLLPLEQVEPTPYQRDLSKPHVKRLQEVIKKLDRFVDPIVVVAQGPGSYWTPNGHHRLAALRKLKAKWVSAILIPDAEVAFQILALNTEKAHNLREKSLEVIRMYRALQLQEGGKSEEAFSFQFEEPYYITLGLMYERHPRFAGGAFSPILRRVDKFLRSPLAKAYEERQRRAEQVEAADAVLSDVVAGIKKRGINHPYVKNFILARCNPLTRARKIVPSFEETFEKLHRALDRFDVDKIRMEDIARAAVISAG
- a CDS encoding M48 family metallopeptidase — encoded protein: MSAGVLLLLTACAASIQEPGLRSVVSEEQERAHAAQLQRKAKRFRWEQHTRLDTILMRLLLSMPNPPHVTANVVESDAVNAVVDGEGRIGVPLGMLRFVKSDDELAVVLGHELGHLPTSRAHGLVTWTLGYHEREADIRGLVYVHRAGYDIRMGARVFERMATELAVPPWDEERGSHPSHAERIILAEKIASLLEGNGAESDLEILGQQLPSLLGPSTDLP